The sequence cttGAGTGACAGAGAGTTAATTGGCAACTACTTTGATAATCAAGTAATGGCTTTTctataatcatttttattttttagctaAAACACTAAGCATTATGTTGTTCCAGCTTCTCACATGGGAAGTTTTGGTGCTTGTCTTTGTCATACATGATAGTAGTTAACTGTCCCCTCGTCCTGATTTTGGACAGATTAATCAAACCTACTCCaatcacaaaaacatgtttactcACATTCCAGTAATGCTATCGGGTCATGCACACAGTTTTGGGTTTATGTGCTAAGTATATGAGGTATTAACCTTCTGTGTTGCCAAACTGTTTCAGCTATAGAGTGTTATAGTGGGTTAGATTGCAGGAGTATTTCTAATACACACAAGGCAAAAAAATGACTCACGTGTTTAAGtgattaatgtaatgtaatataatcaTAAATTATACAGAATTTCCACTGATTTAACTAAAAGCCTCATCATAACCGATTTACTCCAAGTATAATAAGATCTCACAGGAGAGTGATTTgaactgtaaacacactgttgGATACTCtttttatactgtgtgtacATGAATTTGAGTCGACTGCCACTGTGCTGTGTGAGTGGCTTTGGTTTGATTTCCTCTGTGAACACGTGTCCTGAACATGTTTGCACTGCTGGTACAATGATGAAGCACTGTGGATAAACTGAATGGTGTTGTGCTGTGTGCTTGTGCTGTAGGTGCCAGAGGGAGTCCAGAACACTGGGGCTGAGGTCAGCGAGCTGCAGCTGATGGCTGAGAATCAGACTAACCTGGAGGCATCCACAGAGCAGGACAACAACAATGACAGCATACCACACACAGGTCAGGacacactcctgcacacacacacacaggggaaaGACTGATATATTGCACTGCTGATGTTCAGTTGTTCTCACTTCCTCTTGAAAATGTTTAAGATATAttgtgtgacaaaaaaaatcccaaagaGCAATTGTAGCAACTCCAAAGCCCACAATTGCTCATTACTGTGACTATCATTCATTTTGACTTacattttagaattattttagGAATGATAATGATACCTTCAGGAATATAAATCTGCCGTTAATTCATTTCCTGGCAAAGCTATGATCAGAAAGTTTTAGTGCAGTCATTTCAAAGTGAAGGCCTGGGGTTTGAAGAATTTCTGTTAAATTTTtcaagtcagtcaaacagtgtgCTGTTGGATTCTCTGCTGAGTATCTCGAGGtggtatgtgtgtatgtgtatgtgtgtatgttcacCTGTGGTAGTTATCTAGACTGTACTAGAAATATGTCATATTACTTGacattaaaacaaactgtgtATGAGGAACCCACTGTGGCCTGGGTGGGTGTGCAGAGTTTTCAATGGAAAGTAAAATTGCATTAGTTTTAGAGCAGCACACAGGCTTGATCCTGGAACAGTTCgaagttctctctctctctctctctctctctctctctctctcagtgggaCTGAACCCAGGCTGAGAGATTTGTGGGTTGTGGCATTTAACCCACAAAGCAGCCTGGGAGTAGTTTGAGCAACAGGGGAGTACAGTCCccctctctgtgtgctgcagtcaCGGTGTAAGGAGTttacaccaaaacacacagcttATAAACAGTGAATTGAGATTAGCCTACTCTGCATGTTGTTTCATTTAACCATATAAATTGCAGTGCAGCATCATAAGCTCTACTGCTTTTCTGAGTGGAAACAGTTGTTACTCAATGTGGAGCATTGgcataaataaaaattcaatgGTGAAAACTGTTCAAATGTACAAAGTCTGAATTTACACACAATTACCGTCTCAAATGTAAATACTGCTTTACAAGTACTGCTCTGAGTTGATTGAATGCAACTATGCACTATTACCAACCATTATTCAATAAAACTATTAGAATGGCCTTGTCATCAGTGTTCtcaatgtattttatgtttttttttatctctttttgtgtttctgtagtCAGTCCTGGCAGtaacatttcccagaatgcagaGGTGGACCTTTCCTGCAGTGGTTTGACTGAACTCGACCTTGGTGCGGATGAGGTTTTCATCGTGTCTTCTGCCCCCAGCCCAAGCAGGCTACCATTCTCACCTCACACAGTAAGGCTGAAGTTCCTACCAACACAGTTGTCACCTAGTTAGGACACTCAGTAGCCCTTAAAATCTAcatgctagcagcatggctctgtGGAGTCTGTCACTAAgtctgtcagtccaccactttggtccagacctgaATAGCTCAACAACCATAGGATGGAATTTTCCATGAAATTTAGTGCAGACATTCACGATCCCCAGAGGATGTCTTTGGTCATTCCCTGGCTCTTCCTCTGGCCCTACCGTGAGGTtggcatttgtggttttgagtgaaatgtctcaacgaGCAgatgaattgccatgaaatctggCACAGACGTTCAtgttccccacaggatgaattgtaaCAATTCTGGGTAATCCCATCACTCTTGACCTGGTCCATTTGGCTCCTTTGATCAATGACCAAATGCAAAACTAATGAgattcccatcatcctcagctggACTTTATGTTTTGTGCTAATAGTagatgttagcatgcaaacattcaaaactaaaatgatgaacatggtaaacactatttctgctaaacatcagcatatCAACAATGTCAttttgagcatgttagcatttagttcAAAGCACCTCTGTGCTTACAGCTTCACGGACCGGTTATGGGTGTAGTCTTGTTTCCTCATTTCTCCAGGCAAGTGGAGAAAGTAGCTTTACGGGGGACATTGAAGTAGTTTATTTGAGGCCAAACTCTCAGTGAGTGATTTCCTCCTAAAGTAATGATAATCACAAGTGACAGGGCATTCATTACTTTGAGTTGGTGCACAGTCCCTAATAATGCTGACTCCATTTTATGGTCATACGCAGCGGTTAAATAGACTTGGTGCGAGCACATAGACCTACATAATGGCGTCTCCAGTTTATGTTGTCACGACTTAAGCCCTGAATATTTTCAGTGCACTGCCCTGaatatgattttaaatgtgAGCCCATTGCTAGATTGACAACTTCCCTCCAAACCTTCCTCTCTGCACCACATGCATTCACTTTCACTGTCTGCCGCTCACTCTCTCACTCGCTCAACCTCACACTTGCTCAGCCTCATACTGGCTAAGCATATATACTACACACTGCCCTATTATTTAAAGGAGTGGAACTACTCTTTGAACAGTGGCTCTGACTGTCTGACAAGTTACAGCGGGAAGAGTAGAGGAAAACTAGCAGAGTGAACAGGTCCGTGTGGAAAAAAATCAACTCATTCATTTATCGTTCATTCATTATCTGTACCGCTTATTGTTCAGGgttgcaggggggctggagcttatcccagctgacattgtgcgagaggcagggtacactcTGCACTGGTCTCTAGTCAATGGCAGGGCTGAtccatagagacagacaaacattcgCCCTCACACCTAcaagcaatttagagtcaccaattaacctaaccatGCAtgtctggactgtgggaggaacccGTGCAAACTCCATTTGGAGAGTTCACAGCCGGCCAGTGGGTATTCACCTGGAACCTCTGTCAACTCAGTCTTTTTAACATCACAATTCATATTTACTTTCCAGATTAATTATGAATTGGCACCTTACTTACTTTTTAATGTAAGTAAGGTGCCAGAGTGcataaaaagcatcaaaatagaACTTGTTTATAAGAAAAAGAAGTCCTTGGTGAGAATCCCCCAACCCCCCCTGCAGAAGTCCAGGTTAAGCCACAACTGTCCTCAAATGTTAGAAATGCCCCTTGGCCTACACTCTTTTGTGCCTTAGGTTCACACATCTTCAGCaatctatatatttttatacttctcTTTATCTTAGTAATTCAGCTGAAGCGTTCACAGGCCTAAATGAGTTGATGCAAGAACTTGGGAACATGAGaattttaaatggattttctgtttttctgtcagtgggTTTCTTTAAAAGCCACCCAGTCAGACAGCACAGATGGTAGAGTGGTGGATGGATGGCAAGGTAGGAAGAAAAGCAGGGCAGAAACTGACAGGTTGGATTACACAAAGTAAATTGCTCTGATACTCTGCTTTAGTGATGTTTCAATGTTCTGATTTTACAACATGATACTATAACTTGTATTGAAGATAGTTTGCAGCAGGTTGCCTGCACTCTTTGGTAGCTGTTACACTTGCTTTCAAGCTCTAGATTGAGTTAAACTGTCAAGCACGCTGGCACCTATTACAATCTCAAAACTACAGGATTaggtaaccctaaccctcaaaACCACAGAGCCTCCCCACATGACAAATCCCAATTTAATTCCTGGTTGTTCACATTGTAAAGTCTAAAACTATGAGGCGATAAATgggaaatgaataattaatagaTAGGAGAAGCGGTGAGGAAGAAGCAACGGTTCGACCAggcatttttttctctgctctcttttgtATTCTCTTGGAATAAGAGTTGGCATAAAACAGCTTTGGCAGCTTTTTGAAGGACTGGCAAGCTTCTCTGCAGCCTAGGCTAATGGAGTATTATCTACAGAGCCAGATTCCCAGCtccaattgtgtgtgtgcatttgtgtgtctgtgtgtgtcatgcttTGGCACGTAGTGTGtggtctgcctgtgtgtgtcctcgaTGCAGACGTCCATGTAAATAGTGTTTGAGAAATGTTGGTTGGGCTAACAGTGGCAAAGGTCACCTAAAAATGCCAAATTCATCCCATCACTGTCGTTGCCAAGTGACCTTTAGGATTAACGTGGTATTTTCATGCCACTCACCCCCAAATATGTTTCATTAAGCCTTGAACTCTCTCTTGATAACATTTTGTTGCAGCAGACCCCTTCTAATAAGAGCTTCATCTTGGCTACAATAAAGCAATGAGTAGGCTATAAAACCTTCCTTGCTGCAGGCAGAGTGATGAGATGAAGGCAGATAAAATCTGGATCAAAATGGTCTTGTACGTTCCTCGCTTTCCGAAATTCGAGAGAGTTAATACAACTTCTCTGTTTGTCCAGGCACCCCTTAAGGTCTTAAGGACCCCATCTTTTGAGCCACGCTTTGTAAGCCACAGTGTCTGCTGGCTGAATTCTCACCTTGTGTGTCAAATCTAAAAGTTGCCATTGTGTTTGTGGGGCTTTAGTGACcaaaagaatattttatttaaaccCTCAGCTAATACTTGTCTAGACAAAGCTAGCTGCTAGTGATTCTGTGTGAAGGATTATCTGGACTGGTTCACTGTGTGATGGTTTCACCCGCTAAAACCTTCCCCTTTCCCCTGATCAACAGCAGCTGACCAATCAGGGAGGATTTTGCACATCTAACCTGTCGATCACAATTAGCCTCTCCTGGTTGCTCAAGCAAATATGACCTAAACAAGtctcagtgaagtgaagtgtcCTCTCAAATGGTCGTTTCTTTGGACCTGTAATGCACAGCTTAGATGGCAAGAGTTGCACATACACAAGACCAAAGATGTGCGTGCTGTTCTTTTGACAGCTTCAATATACAGTACTTAGTAAATAATGATTGAGATTGGTACGTGAGCCACACATGCTCAGCTGGCTGGCTGTGTGACTGAGCAGGCCAAGCTAATCAGCACAGTTCCTTCTCATTAATCCATTAATGTAGTACACAACACAGTCTGCAGGGAGAAATTCAGGAGGAAATGTAGCAGGTGCAACGAGCAGActggcagtcagtcagtcagtccctACCCTCAGTACTATGTTGCTGCATGCAGTGATACTATTTAAGTGCTCATTCTGGTTGACAGCAGTTTAAGGATTAGACAATATAGAATGTTTTTCTTACCATATGAGATGTTTAAGATCTTTACTTGTATGTCTCAATACTTGTTTGTCAGGTGTCTGTCTTCATCAATGAAATGCACAGATCTGTTACCTTGTGTTGCATGTTTGTATTATgcatctgttttcatttacattaatattatGAGATGAAGCAGTCTTTCCATCAATGCCCAGTACCAAAGACAACAAGCCTGCTGCTCAGTGCAGGTCATTGACCATGTGTTGGTGCAGTTGAGTGCTCGAGCATAATGCCCCCTCTGATTTGAGTTATTTATGTTGTGCAGTTGTCTTCATTCCTAATTAGTTTGTTTATTCTCTCTAAGCCATTCTTGTCCCTTTAACCTTTGTTCTTTCAGGGACGGTTTGTTTGCTACACATTTTTCAACACATTCTTGCTTGGTATTCACAAGTGAACGCTTGAACTCAGTTTTTGCACCTTGACACTGAGCAGTTGGGGATCATATACATTAGAGACAAAATTAATCTTTTTCCAGGCAACTCTCAATCTCCCCAGACACCTAAATACACCCAGTATGGCAATTAAAAGCCCGTTGCAGACAAGCCCACACTGCTTATTTCATGTAATCTCTGTCTCATAGCAGCGGGAGAGGTTTCTGCGGCACAGTGACACCGGTCCCGGCCCTGCAGGTGACTGGCCTTCACCAGACTCTACAACCTCACCGACTGGTACCAGGTCCGCCAAGGACGGCAGCGGTGGCTGTGCCAGGCCGAGAGCGTGGAGTGTACGAACCTTCCAGGACTTCTTTCCTCCGCTGCCGCAGCTGCATAAGAAGTGGTGCAGTTGGAACTCCACTAGTCCCTTCACCAAGCTGGTGGACAGCGTTAGTATTAGAACctttgatgcttttctgtgcAGGAGATGATTTCAGTTGCAATATACTCTGAATACTGTCTGTAGAATTGTCTTCGTGCTTAAGTTAAAAGGTCAGTTAACCAAAAGTACAAAAAGAAATTCTCACTGACTGCCTGTGGTGTGTCAGTAGTTAGATTTCAAAACTCAAAATGACCACAATAGTAGGAAAAACTCTCTTGCCTAAAACACCAGCACGGAGCCATCTTACTGTTATTAATTACATCAGTGCTTAGCCTTTTGTGACAAGTCTAAAAACAGTCTCCTATCATTCCAGGCTCCATCTGGTTTGGTAGGTGACTGCAGAGGGGGCGACAGCAGAAAGGTCTTCTCCGATGTTCACCTGGACGCCAAGGCAGACAACAGCACCATCTCTGACTCATCCATCAGCAATGCCTCCTACCCTCTGACGCAGCCTGCCCAGAGGCAGCGGCGTCTCAACTCCACCAGCAACCTGCGGCGCTCACGCTTCACGGGGCCTTGCTTTGGCCTGCTCTCAGAGGCGGCAGACCCTACAAAGGCCTCCGGGGTTCCTCATGTCCAGGGCTCCCCCTCAGAACCCAGCTCtggctcttcttcctccacccaGTGTCACATTGAGAGTGGCCAGACCGGAAAGAGGCGCGAGTTCCTAGGCGAGGGCGATCACATCAGCGTGCCGGTGTTCGCcatctctgaggaggaggaccGGCAGCCTCTGGTCTCAGCTGAGCACCTGGACCAGACCTCTGCTGTGCTGAATGGATTGATTAGGGGAGCATATGAGGGAAAGAGGCCTGTCATTGGaagcaccagcatcagcccCCAGAGCCAGAGAGCCAGACCAGAGTGGAGGCAATGGGGGAGCCAGGTGACAGGAGGAGTTGGCCCACCCCCTTCCAACGAGTCAAACACAGTCAGTGACAGCCAGCCGTCTCTCAGTCAGTCCACAGTGCTGTGCAGTGTGACCAACCAGATGTGACCAGACGGGGCTTTAAGTCCGTGAAAAGAGCAGGGACTCTGGTGGGCCAGTTACGAATTTCTGAACTCCCTTAGTGCCATTTTGTGAAAAATATAACCCACTTCTTTAATTTCTGAAATCAACTTTTACAAAATGATTACTACATATACTGTAGCCTTCTGCTGGCAAATATATTCCTCTCACGTTagttgttttctatttttataatACTGTGTTTGGATAAAGATGGAATAATATGCTGCTTACTATGCCAAGGCGGTGCCTGCTGTGGTattatgtgtttaaaaaaagatgagtatttgcaaacatgaacaaaaaaagtattttgtcaGTGAGTATTCCATAACATCCCAACTCTTAAGAGCACTTTTTAAACCAGATTTATTAACCAGTTTGATGCTATTCAGTGAGTTATAATACTCCAACCATTGCTCCGTGCTTTCAATAGCTCATTCATTGTGGATTTTGTGCTGCCTTGTGCCagttctctgcttttttttccattaatgtgGTTCTTTTTTAGCACAAGCTAATAAATGCTTATACAATTACTTATTACCCAAAAGCGTAGATCGTACATTAATATTGCAACATTgtatgcatacagtatgtactcCTAAGGCTCGTACTGGATTATAAAAGGGAAATCAAAATAAACGCATACAGAGTACTAATATACACCATTATGTAGTATAAGAGAGCTCTGGCAATCACAATAGTATTTAAAATGAGTTATGAATTAATGTAAAGTTTTAATAAAGGCTATGTCATTGACATGTCGTGTCCTTATCTGATGTTACATGACCAGTAGAAcctcaaacaaacagaagccagaatcattttgatttttgatcAAGCACTTGTTGAGTTTTTTAGTAGGGTCACACCCCaaacaccaggttctgacagtgttcctgaggaatcttagcccattcctcatgaacaacagcctccagctctctaatattcttgggtcTGCGTGCTGCAACggtcttcaaatcccaccagagattttctctGAATTTTGCCCTGGTGATCTTTGAGGtgtgcttgggatcattgtcctgttgaaaggTCCAGTGAAGCACCAGCTTCAGCATAACGTTTTCTCCTAGGATTtgctgatacttgattgaatccatcttgccctccaaacgctgcaggtttccagtgccagaagaatTAAAGCAGCCCCAGAGTATCACAgagccaccaccatgcttcactgtaggcagggtgttcttttcagtgtctgcctcattcttcctcctccagacaaaccgctgatccacagacctgaaaagttccagttttgtttcatcgctccacagagcAGAATCCCAAAACATCTGTGGCTTGTTTCAAGCATATTGGAGCCGACTAGTCTAGTTCTTTGGGGTCAGTAATAGTGTACGTCCTGGAGTTCAGGTATGGAGGCCCTCAGCATTTAGTATGCGCCtgactgtagaaactgaaacctcagtgtctgctgccaccaagtcttgctgcaggtcttctGGAGTCACTCGAGGGTCTTTGGCCACCTGcatcctcagaaatctggtggcagccgttaaagcttcctctttctgccacatccaggtagtgtagccagtgttcctttagctttgaacatGTCAACTATGCTTCCAACGAAGaagaacattcagtgcctttgctattttttttttttttatcttttccttgtttgtgcaaggcactgatctcctctcttaactttttggacaattctcttgacttacccagATTCTCTCACTGTGGACAAACCTGCAGCCAGTCCGGGTActtgatgtgttctatctcaagcactgtgatgcaactaatgaggcccttgatgAGTTgtatcaggtgtgcttgagacaacacctgatttgcaaatgagtgctcttatgagggattctacttaagttgaatcattttgagaccAGTAGTAATTTAAAGTAGCATATTGTGTTGCAATTTTAGTTGTGTTGagttatttaaattgttctcGTTTGAGTTTGAGATCAGCGAATTTggccaatacacctaattagcaatgggggttgaataattttgagcgCAACTGTAGATACCATAGTAGAAAGTGAAGCTGTACATCACCACTACTTAAAGAACCACTCAGCATCTAGTCCCCCTTCCTCATTAAATCACAAATTTTGTCAAATCTAACTGTCaaatgtcttcttcttcttcacggAAAAATTAATTGGGGGGTTTCAGGTTTCTGTATCACACTTGTGATATAAAAGTTATTGACAAAGCCAGTCAGTTTCTACAGACAGCTACATCAGTCTTTTAATATGTAAAGGCAAATCAGATCCATAAGCATTTCAGAGACAATTTTAGCACTGCTAATACCACATACAGGGTAAAGAGGCATTCATCAAATGCTCAAACAGTCCTCAAAAAATGATTGCATGTGCCTAGTGCTACTCTACAGACTTAACTAGACGTCGATTATAGTCTTGACTTACTATTCAAATAGTGCATTGCATACGAAGTTTACAGACATCAGTAAGCACTTCCATCCCTCATGCTGAGAGATGCCTGCCCAGCTTTGAACTGATGTGAATGATGCCTGATGCCTGTTCAGTCTCCCATATTCTGGGGAGCTACTATGAGGTAGAATGAAACCTGCCTCTTCCATACTGCTGAGCAGCCTGGTCCAGACTTTTGCACATGAAGTGAGTAAATATTTGCCTTAGTATACAACACACCCCACTCCAGGGAGAATGCAAAGCACTCCTCAAAGCCTCTTTAATACCAATTCCTGATTGGAGCGGCTTGGGACTGTTGTTGGCTTAGGGTGCCCAGATCTCCGGTAGAGAATAATTAAAACTCAGCCACTCTGTCAGGGGATCGACTGGGTTTGTGCTGAGAGCCTGAGCTGCTAAGGAATGCCAGTGCAGACCCACCATGACTGAAAgggtgaaagaaaaacaaacatctaaaCCACCTTGCTAACAATACAAATGAACTCAGGAGCTCAGGCAGAACCCTGGAAAGTGCCCATTTACGAACCCATTTTGCCACCAACAATTACAATTTAAGTATGAAGAGCTAGATTCCGAGACAACACATACTGTGTCCATAATTCACTATGGCTAATGTTACCAATATATCAAAAATGCACATACGTGTCATACTAGTAATTCAGCACTTAAACTATCAAGgatatcctttaaaaaaaaagtaatttttcttcaattgcatttttcttccatttctggCGGACAAGTTATGTGCAAATATCGTCATTGTTGTACAATATAACCACATCTAGCAGACATCTTTAGGACATTTAAGTGAACtgaaaaactacattaaaaaaggaaaaatgagacCAACATAAAGGAGTAAAATTATACAAAATGTACTGGATGCAAGCTAAGGCCCTTTAACATTTTCTACCTGCCCCCCTCTACGCACTAATAATAGTAAGCCtacaaaaaaagggaaacatcAAGCCTATTACCTCATCCTTGTGTTCCAATCTATAAGGCCTCATGAAAATAATGTCTGGATGGTTTTATGTGACTAggctaaaaacattttttacagtaGACACCATTACTAGCTTTGCATGCTTGCATGATGGGGACTAATTGACACTTGGGTGATGATAGTCATAAATGAGGTCAACAGGTTCAACATGACTGTCCAGTGACAGCTTTTTGCATGTTGACACAGACCATCAAACATGTTTAACCtgcaattaaaaacaacaaatcagcaGCTTTGTGTACCTGAGGAGCCAGAGGAAATCTACCCAACACTCTTATCATTCAATATCCCCAAAACATCTGAATAAACCTCTATCAAAATTCTTGCAAGGTAAACTGTAAGATATCCTGTAGAACTGGAGCACAAATGACACCTTAACAGAACATACTGATTGGCAcgattttccaaaatgttggttCTGCAAGTGTATCCTCTACTCTGTGGGCCAGTGCCACTGAAAGCAACATCACCTTCAGCATATTTAACACACTGGTTGCCTGGAGTGCAGCCTGTTTTTCCCTCTCAAGAGTCTACTCGGAGTAACTGTGCATTTCATCACAGCTTAGCCCTTACTACAAGGCTCGGAGAATGCGTCCCTTCTACACTACTTTAATCACCTTGGAGATGATTATCCAGAGCAAAGCATACAACCGAGGCAACAACACAGCACATTGATCTCTTTCCCAATCCTATACAAATATCACAACGGATTATGAATCTACCCTAGCAGGTATGCAAGGCTTTTACATGGCTTTTTGCCCTCGTCTGGGGGCACAGTAATGCCCTGGGAAAACAAGAAAAGCCCCTCAGAGGGGAGACATTTTCACTTGATAATGCAGCTGTATTGTATCTTGTAATACTCTATATCACTTTATTGCGatatttattacaaatgttttatggGCATTATGTTGCAGGAAGCCCTGGATT comes from Pempheris klunzingeri isolate RE-2024b chromosome 7, fPemKlu1.hap1, whole genome shotgun sequence and encodes:
- the LOC139204209 gene encoding uncharacterized protein, producing the protein MSCVTSLGAHAFMTTYLLLVMGCVAQKVYFDCGAKVDVVDVQGLILSPGFPYNYSSGTHCVWQFFVPVDYQLILEIFDFDVFESHDSAAQYSAISNFEEEEADREVTFTPGSLAADETSSAAKDLVPQSVGDVTKTQQSSQDGEVKQVVVQEQSTKMEIAKVSNSAKRSADASSGLSSPPSPSLLLLPGAVAPGDKAVNSASSSHLRGELSPTSKPSPVVEETTLALPHSTDTPAVSPETQHSVLDACPHDVLYISDLITFSSRFCGSNRPPSSQLVFGSSQEMVEVIMELITTTHWGRGFALLFHYHNLTEPGGDRRVSAPAASKVDTLLAAVSGAAFFAMILTSALCIVFRPKLCPKRASSCASSNSEVPEGVQNTGAEVSELQLMAENQTNLEASTEQDNNNDSIPHTVSPGSNISQNAEVDLSCSGLTELDLGADEVFIVSSAPSPSRLPFSPHTQRERFLRHSDTGPGPAGDWPSPDSTTSPTGTRSAKDGSGGCARPRAWSVRTFQDFFPPLPQLHKKWCSWNSTSPFTKLVDSAPSGLVGDCRGGDSRKVFSDVHLDAKADNSTISDSSISNASYPLTQPAQRQRRLNSTSNLRRSRFTGPCFGLLSEAADPTKASGVPHVQGSPSEPSSGSSSSTQCHIESGQTGKRREFLGEGDHISVPVFAISEEEDRQPLVSAEHLDQTSAVLNGLIRGAYEGKRPVIGSTSISPQSQRARPEWRQWGSQVTGGVGPPPSNESNTVSDSQPSLSQSTVLCSVTNQM